Proteins co-encoded in one Listeria ivanovii subsp. ivanovii genomic window:
- the hisC gene encoding histidinol-phosphate transaminase, with amino-acid sequence MKWKKSLAGLSSYKPGKREEEVMADLGLTRIIKLSSNENPLGTSPKVQALQENLQLETEIYPDGWASELRREVAAFYQLEEEELIFTAGVDELIELLTRVLLDTNTNTVMATPTFVQYRQNALIEGAEVREIGLLADGEHDLAGMLQAMDEKTTIVWICNPNNPTGNYLELDAIVAFLNKVPSDVLVVLDEAYIEYVTPQPEKHEKLIRTYKNLIITRTFSKIYGLASARVGYGIADKEIINQLNIVRPPFNTTSIGQKLAIEAIKDQHFIEVCRESNANGIKQYQDFAKQFEQVKLYPANGNFVLIDLGIDAGTIFRYLEKNGFITRSGAALGFPQAVRITIGTKQENQAVIKLLAKLLS; translated from the coding sequence ATGAAATGGAAAAAATCACTAGCCGGCTTATCTTCTTATAAACCAGGCAAACGCGAAGAAGAAGTAATGGCGGATCTTGGATTAACCCGTATTATCAAATTATCATCTAATGAAAACCCACTGGGAACATCACCAAAAGTTCAAGCGCTTCAAGAAAACCTCCAGCTTGAAACCGAAATTTATCCAGATGGTTGGGCTTCAGAATTACGTCGTGAAGTAGCCGCGTTCTATCAGTTGGAAGAAGAAGAATTGATTTTTACTGCTGGAGTAGATGAATTGATTGAACTTTTGACACGTGTATTACTTGATACAAATACAAACACTGTCATGGCGACACCAACTTTTGTACAATATCGGCAAAATGCTCTTATTGAAGGTGCGGAAGTGAGAGAAATTGGTCTGCTTGCGGACGGAGAACATGATTTAGCAGGTATGCTTCAAGCCATGGATGAAAAAACAACGATTGTCTGGATTTGTAATCCGAATAACCCAACTGGAAATTATCTCGAATTAGATGCTATTGTGGCCTTTTTAAATAAAGTACCGAGCGATGTTTTAGTAGTACTGGATGAGGCATATATTGAATACGTAACCCCGCAACCAGAAAAACATGAAAAATTAATTCGAACTTATAAAAATTTAATCATCACTCGTACGTTTAGTAAAATCTATGGTTTAGCGAGCGCGCGTGTTGGTTACGGAATTGCAGATAAAGAAATTATTAATCAGCTGAATATTGTTCGCCCGCCATTTAACACAACAAGTATCGGTCAAAAGCTTGCAATAGAAGCAATAAAAGATCAACACTTTATCGAAGTATGTCGTGAATCTAATGCGAACGGAATCAAACAATATCAGGATTTTGCGAAACAGTTTGAGCAAGTGAAGTTATACCCGGCAAATGGGAACTTTGTGTTAATAGATTTAGGAATAGATGCAGGAACAATCTTTCGCTATTTAGAAAAAAATGGTTTTATTACTCGTTCTGGAGCGGCTTTAGGTTTTCCGCAAGCAGTTCGGATAACGATTGGAACTAAACAAGAAAATCAAGCAGTGATTAAACTGTTAGCAAAATTATTATCGTAA
- the aroH gene encoding chorismate mutase: MRAIRGATTIEMNTPEEIYAATKELFEEILQQNKLADSEQLTSVIITVTEDIFAAFPAKAVRETPGFEYVPVMGMQEIPVPGSLEMCIRFMVFTTIHKPLKEINHVYLRGAKVLRPDLVNEEDA; this comes from the coding sequence TTGAGAGCTATTCGTGGGGCAACAACAATAGAAATGAACACGCCAGAAGAAATTTATGCAGCAACAAAAGAATTATTCGAGGAAATCTTGCAGCAGAATAAATTAGCGGATAGCGAGCAACTAACTTCGGTAATTATTACGGTGACAGAAGATATCTTTGCCGCTTTTCCAGCAAAAGCAGTTCGCGAAACGCCAGGCTTTGAATATGTGCCGGTTATGGGCATGCAAGAAATCCCTGTTCCTGGTTCGCTAGAGATGTGTATTCGATTTATGGTTTTTACAACGATACATAAACCATTAAAAGAAATTAATCATGTTTATTTACGGGGAGCAAAAGTGTTGCGCCCGGATTTAGTGAACGAGGAGGATGCGTAA
- the aroB gene encoding 3-dehydroquinate synthase, producing the protein MPEITVRAKSKTYPVYINESALEDVAEKWTKSLAKYSHVFVLTDEHVAELHQAKLDQILVDLSEVTYYVTPNGEKAKTFQVYEDVMTKMMETGLDRKAVLIAFGGGVIGDLGGFVAATYMRGIPFYQVPTTVLAHDSAVGGKVAINHPLGKNMIGNFYQPEAVIYDTSFFATLPEREMRSGFAEMIKHALISDQTLLRALMDTFTQPEDFYTKDLTPFLQRGIEIKASIVAEDETEQGVRAYLNFGHTFGHALEAYGNFDKWLHGEAITYGMIYALTMSERIYGLDFDLLEFKNWLKRLGYNTTFDVTVPYNKILENMRHDKKTTFNEITMVLLEQIGKPVIFKAEDELILETYTQVMRNGGDIF; encoded by the coding sequence ATGCCAGAAATTACAGTCCGTGCTAAGAGTAAAACCTATCCTGTCTATATTAATGAATCCGCATTAGAGGATGTCGCAGAAAAATGGACGAAAAGTTTAGCTAAGTATTCGCATGTGTTTGTCTTAACTGATGAGCATGTGGCAGAACTTCATCAAGCAAAACTAGACCAAATTCTGGTTGATTTATCCGAGGTAACTTATTATGTTACGCCAAACGGAGAAAAAGCAAAAACATTCCAAGTCTATGAAGATGTGATGACCAAAATGATGGAAACAGGCCTTGATCGTAAAGCTGTTTTGATTGCTTTTGGTGGTGGGGTTATTGGTGATTTGGGTGGCTTTGTCGCTGCAACGTATATGCGAGGAATTCCATTTTACCAAGTGCCAACGACCGTGCTTGCTCATGATAGTGCTGTTGGAGGAAAAGTCGCCATCAACCATCCGCTTGGTAAAAATATGATTGGCAATTTTTATCAACCAGAAGCAGTTATTTATGATACGAGTTTCTTTGCTACGCTACCTGAACGTGAAATGCGCTCTGGTTTTGCGGAGATGATTAAACACGCACTGATTAGCGATCAAACATTGTTACGCGCCTTGATGGATACTTTTACACAACCTGAGGATTTTTATACGAAAGATTTGACGCCATTTTTGCAACGGGGCATTGAAATTAAAGCAAGCATTGTTGCGGAAGATGAAACCGAGCAGGGTGTGCGGGCTTATTTGAATTTTGGTCATACATTTGGTCACGCCCTAGAAGCATACGGTAACTTTGACAAATGGCTTCACGGTGAGGCAATTACGTATGGAATGATTTATGCGTTAACGATGAGTGAGCGGATCTACGGACTGGATTTTGATTTACTGGAATTTAAAAATTGGTTGAAACGCCTAGGTTACAATACGACGTTTGATGTAACGGTACCTTATAATAAAATACTGGAAAATATGCGTCATGATAAGAAAACTACCTTTAATGAAATAACGATGGTTTTACTTGAACAAATTGGAAAACCAGTCATTTTTAAAGCAGAGGATGAGTTGATTTTAGAAACATATACACAAGTGATGCGAAATGGAGGGGACATATTTTGA
- the aroC gene encoding chorismate synthase, which yields MRYLTAGESHGPGLTTIIEGLPAGMPLLAEDINKELKRRQGGHGRGARMRIEKDQVQITAGIRHGKTLGAPVAMFVENKDWKHWETVMSIEPVPEKNEKSRRVSRPRPGHADLVGGMKYGHKDMRNVLERSSARETTVRVAAGAVAKQLLHELGIEVAGHVLEIGGTRANLTRDYAVSEIQETSEASPVRCLDEVAAKEMMQKIDDAKKNGDTIGGIVEVVVGGVPAGLGSYVQWDKKLDAKIARAIVSINAFKGAEFGVGFEAARKPGSEVMDEILWSEEDGYTRRTNNLGGFEGGMTNGMPIVVRGVMKPIPTLYKPLQSVDIDSKETFNASVERSDSCAVPAASVVAEAVVAWEVAVAVLEKFDGDRFDTLKKHVEEHRNLTKEF from the coding sequence ATGAGATACTTAACGGCAGGGGAATCACATGGACCGGGGCTTACGACAATTATTGAAGGACTACCAGCAGGAATGCCTCTACTTGCAGAAGATATAAATAAAGAACTAAAAAGACGACAAGGTGGACATGGTCGCGGGGCACGGATGCGAATCGAAAAAGATCAAGTACAAATTACAGCAGGGATTCGCCACGGTAAAACACTTGGTGCGCCGGTTGCGATGTTTGTTGAAAACAAAGACTGGAAGCACTGGGAAACAGTAATGAGTATTGAACCAGTCCCAGAGAAAAATGAAAAATCACGCCGCGTTTCACGTCCTCGTCCTGGACACGCTGATCTTGTAGGTGGAATGAAATATGGTCATAAAGATATGCGTAATGTACTAGAACGTTCTAGTGCGCGTGAAACAACTGTCCGAGTGGCAGCTGGAGCAGTGGCTAAACAACTTTTACATGAACTTGGTATTGAAGTAGCAGGTCATGTACTCGAAATCGGTGGAACACGAGCTAATCTAACTCGTGATTATGCTGTTTCAGAAATTCAAGAAACTTCAGAAGCATCTCCAGTTCGTTGTTTAGACGAAGTGGCTGCAAAAGAAATGATGCAAAAAATCGATGATGCGAAGAAAAATGGCGATACAATCGGTGGTATTGTCGAAGTAGTTGTTGGCGGAGTGCCAGCAGGTCTTGGTAGTTATGTTCAATGGGATAAAAAATTAGATGCCAAAATAGCTCGAGCGATTGTTAGCATTAACGCATTCAAAGGTGCCGAATTTGGTGTAGGCTTTGAAGCTGCTAGAAAACCTGGTAGTGAAGTAATGGATGAAATTTTGTGGAGCGAAGAAGATGGCTACACAAGACGAACAAATAATTTAGGTGGTTTTGAAGGTGGAATGACAAACGGAATGCCAATTGTCGTTCGTGGAGTAATGAAACCAATTCCAACATTATATAAACCACTTCAAAGTGTGGATATTGATTCTAAAGAAACGTTTAATGCTAGTGTAGAACGTTCCGATAGCTGTGCAGTACCAGCAGCAAGTGTCGTCGCAGAAGCAGTTGTTGCATGGGAAGTAGCTGTTGCAGTTTTAGAAAAATTCGATGGTGATCGTTTTGATACGCTTAAAAAACATGTGGAGGAACACCGAAACTTAACGAAGGAGTTTTAA
- the ndk gene encoding nucleoside-diphosphate kinase encodes MEQTYVMVKPDGVERGLIGEIVARMEKKGIKIVAAKLIQIDRELAEKHYAEHIGKSFFEDLIGFITSGPVFAMVLEGDDVIKIARRMMGKTNPLEADAGTIRADYAVHTNRNVIHGSDSPESAKREIELFFKPEEILTYQKAVDKWI; translated from the coding sequence ATGGAACAAACTTATGTAATGGTTAAACCGGATGGCGTGGAGCGAGGACTTATTGGTGAGATTGTAGCAAGAATGGAGAAAAAAGGTATCAAAATAGTAGCGGCGAAGTTAATACAAATCGACCGCGAATTAGCAGAGAAACATTACGCCGAACATATTGGTAAGTCATTTTTCGAAGATTTAATCGGATTTATCACTTCTGGTCCAGTTTTTGCGATGGTTTTAGAAGGCGACGATGTCATTAAAATAGCGCGTCGAATGATGGGGAAAACCAATCCACTAGAAGCTGACGCGGGAACTATTCGCGCTGATTATGCAGTACATACTAATCGAAATGTCATTCATGGTTCTGATAGCCCTGAAAGTGCCAAACGAGAAATTGAATTATTTTTTAAGCCAGAGGAAATCTTAACTTATCAAAAAGCAGTAGATAAATGGATTTAG
- the hepT gene encoding heptaprenyl diphosphate synthase component II has protein sequence MKLNFLYANMQKDIDIVEKELKKALSGAAAETTSDAALHLLEAGGKRIRPMFVCLSARLAPNADFEMVRDASVAIELIHMASIVHDDVVDDADLRRGRETIKSKWGNHIAMYTGDFLFAKSLEYMTEIKDVAAHKMLSRVTVELSTGEIEQLKDKYNFDQSVRNYLRRIKRKTALLIAASCGLGGIVSGQSQADYQKLYRFGYYVGMAFQITDDVLDFVGTEKELGKPAGEDLRQGNVTLPVFFAMEDPFLKKRISQITEKTESEEIAALVAEVKKTGAKKAEDVATAYLKKALATLDSLPQVPELKPLKQIVRVLDKRNY, from the coding sequence ATGAAACTTAACTTTTTATATGCGAATATGCAAAAAGACATTGATATAGTAGAAAAAGAACTTAAAAAAGCACTTTCAGGAGCGGCTGCCGAAACAACTTCGGATGCGGCGCTTCATTTGTTAGAAGCTGGCGGTAAACGAATTAGACCGATGTTCGTTTGTTTATCCGCGAGACTTGCTCCAAATGCGGATTTTGAAATGGTGAGAGATGCGAGTGTCGCAATCGAACTTATTCATATGGCTTCGATTGTTCATGATGATGTTGTTGATGATGCTGACTTAAGACGCGGTCGGGAAACAATCAAATCTAAATGGGGTAATCATATCGCCATGTATACTGGTGATTTTCTCTTTGCTAAATCATTAGAATATATGACAGAAATTAAAGATGTTGCAGCTCATAAAATGTTATCACGCGTGACGGTGGAACTTTCTACTGGAGAAATTGAACAACTAAAAGATAAATATAATTTTGATCAAAGTGTAAGAAATTATTTGCGTCGTATTAAACGTAAGACGGCACTGCTTATTGCAGCTAGCTGTGGACTTGGGGGCATTGTTTCTGGGCAGTCACAGGCAGATTACCAAAAACTATATCGCTTTGGTTATTACGTTGGTATGGCATTTCAAATAACAGATGATGTTCTTGACTTTGTTGGAACCGAAAAAGAACTTGGCAAACCTGCCGGAGAAGATTTAAGACAAGGAAATGTGACATTACCAGTATTTTTTGCGATGGAAGATCCATTTCTTAAAAAACGGATTAGTCAAATAACGGAAAAAACTGAATCAGAAGAAATTGCCGCTTTAGTAGCTGAAGTGAAAAAAACGGGAGCAAAAAAAGCAGAAGATGTAGCAACCGCTTATCTAAAAAAAGCGTTGGCGACACTAGATTCATTACCTCAAGTTCCTGAGTTAAAGCCGCTGAAGCAAATCGTTCGTGTGTTAGATAAAAGAAATTATTAA
- the menG gene encoding demethylmenaquinone methyltransferase has protein sequence MTETKEEKVHKVFEKISPSYDRMNSVISFKLHVKWRKETMKLMRVQKGTNVLDVCCGTADWSIMMAEEIGPEGHVTGLDFSENMLAVGREKVQEADLHNVELIHGNAMSLPFPDNSFDYVTIGFGLRNVPDYMQVLREMYRVLKPGGQLACIDTSQPNIPGWKQVFNAYFRYVMPIFGKFFAKSYKEYSWLQESTREFPGMARLAEMFQEAGFSYVRYISHSGGASATHFGFKKKEQ, from the coding sequence ATGACGGAAACGAAAGAAGAAAAAGTACATAAAGTATTTGAGAAGATTTCTCCAAGTTATGACCGAATGAATAGTGTCATTAGTTTTAAACTTCATGTGAAATGGCGCAAAGAAACAATGAAACTAATGCGTGTTCAAAAAGGGACCAATGTCTTGGATGTTTGTTGTGGGACAGCAGACTGGTCGATTATGATGGCAGAAGAAATCGGTCCTGAAGGTCACGTTACAGGGCTTGATTTTAGTGAAAATATGCTAGCTGTTGGTCGTGAAAAAGTGCAAGAAGCAGATTTGCATAATGTCGAACTTATTCATGGGAATGCCATGAGTTTACCATTTCCAGACAATAGCTTTGATTATGTGACGATTGGTTTTGGACTACGGAATGTGCCAGATTATATGCAAGTACTCCGTGAGATGTACCGCGTGTTAAAACCAGGCGGACAGCTGGCTTGTATCGATACATCACAGCCAAATATTCCTGGTTGGAAGCAAGTATTTAATGCGTATTTCCGCTATGTAATGCCTATTTTCGGGAAATTTTTTGCGAAAAGCTATAAAGAATATAGTTGGTTACAAGAGTCAACACGAGAATTTCCTGGAATGGCACGACTTGCGGAAATGTTTCAAGAAGCCGGATTTTCTTATGTAAGATATATTTCACATAGTGGCGGGGCAAGTGCAACTCACTTTGGATTCAAAAAGAAGGAACAATAA
- a CDS encoding heptaprenyl diphosphate synthase component 1, with protein MTYQAKKAGLKEVEQLVHEQAVYQYLQENNEGGQMDKDQMLFLHEAISGSDLTDVAAYRVVSATLYMILAHDTHEKIDEPGDIVQLTRKEQELTVLAGDFYSALYYQTLAELEMIPLLRALQSGVQETNTAKTNIYQLHVATDEEYLTQLTLTNAAIFAKFAKYFMNDETFISLGCQFFLLKRLQMERDLYKEIGASRLKRAFDHGYFAKNAVSNFENWLMEIISDVKREVERLKEKAEPLSNILEKRIVEVLND; from the coding sequence ATGACTTATCAGGCAAAGAAGGCTGGGCTAAAGGAAGTGGAGCAATTGGTGCATGAACAAGCAGTCTATCAGTATTTACAAGAGAATAATGAAGGCGGGCAAATGGATAAAGATCAAATGCTTTTTCTTCATGAAGCCATTTCTGGCTCCGATTTGACTGACGTTGCTGCATATCGCGTTGTTAGTGCAACGCTTTATATGATTTTGGCACATGATACGCATGAAAAAATCGATGAACCAGGCGATATTGTTCAGCTGACTCGTAAAGAACAAGAGTTAACCGTTCTTGCTGGGGATTTTTATAGTGCGCTCTATTATCAAACACTTGCTGAACTCGAGATGATTCCGTTACTACGTGCATTACAAAGTGGTGTTCAGGAAACGAATACAGCGAAGACGAATATTTATCAATTGCATGTTGCGACAGATGAAGAATATCTCACCCAACTAACTTTGACGAATGCAGCTATTTTTGCTAAGTTCGCAAAATATTTTATGAATGATGAAACCTTTATTTCATTAGGCTGTCAGTTTTTCTTACTCAAAAGATTACAAATGGAACGAGATTTATATAAAGAAATTGGTGCTTCTAGGTTAAAGCGTGCATTTGATCACGGTTATTTTGCGAAGAATGCAGTCAGCAATTTTGAAAACTGGTTAATGGAAATTATTAGTGATGTGAAGCGAGAAGTGGAACGCTTAAAAGAAAAAGCAGAACCACTTTCAAATATATTAGAAAAAAGAATTGTCGAGGTTTTAAACGACTGA
- the folE gene encoding GTP cyclohydrolase I FolE — translation MEQIDKQKIADAVKVILEAVGENPEREGLIDTPMRVARMYEEVFAGLKKDPSVHFNTIFEEQHEELVLVRDIRFFSMCEHHLVPFFGVAHVAYLPQNGRVAGLSKLARVVDDVSKRPQLQERITTTVAEIMMDKLKPLGVMVIMEAEHMCMTIRGVNKPGTKTITSAVRGAFKNDDKLRSEVLALIKHN, via the coding sequence ATGGAGCAAATAGACAAACAAAAAATTGCGGATGCAGTCAAAGTCATTTTAGAAGCAGTGGGGGAAAATCCAGAACGTGAAGGTCTAATTGATACTCCAATGCGAGTTGCTCGGATGTATGAAGAAGTTTTTGCCGGATTGAAAAAAGACCCTTCTGTTCATTTCAACACTATTTTTGAAGAACAACATGAAGAATTAGTGCTTGTAAGAGATATTCGTTTTTTCTCTATGTGTGAACATCATCTTGTTCCTTTCTTCGGCGTAGCGCATGTGGCTTATTTGCCGCAAAATGGCCGGGTTGCCGGACTTAGTAAACTTGCAAGGGTAGTGGATGATGTAAGTAAGCGCCCACAACTTCAAGAACGTATTACAACTACCGTAGCAGAAATTATGATGGACAAATTAAAACCATTAGGGGTTATGGTTATCATGGAAGCAGAACATATGTGCATGACTATTCGTGGCGTAAATAAACCAGGAACTAAAACAATTACAAGTGCAGTACGAGGCGCTTTTAAAAATGATGATAAACTGAGAAGTGAAGTTTTGGCTTTAATCAAGCATAATTAA
- a CDS encoding HU family DNA-binding protein, with protein sequence MANKTDLVNSVAELADLSKKDAAKAVEAVFETIQTSLSKGEKVQLIGFGNFEVRERAARKGRNPRTKEEIDIPASKVPAFKPGKALKEAVK encoded by the coding sequence ATGGCAAATAAAACTGATTTAGTAAACAGTGTTGCTGAACTAGCTGATCTTTCTAAAAAAGACGCAGCGAAAGCAGTTGAAGCTGTATTCGAAACTATTCAAACTTCTTTATCTAAAGGTGAAAAAGTTCAATTAATCGGATTTGGTAACTTTGAAGTACGTGAACGTGCTGCCCGTAAAGGTCGTAACCCTCGTACTAAAGAAGAAATCGACATCCCTGCAAGTAAAGTACCAGCATTCAAACCTGGTAAAGCGCTTAAAGAAGCTGTTAAATAA
- a CDS encoding tyrosine-protein phosphatase, with the protein MEITRSNKTVTLKWNQEEVSKDTLIFVSNSPTLESSVTPVLKVTEETNYFTYETESIPIYFFLQKPDGVRTVISERVLPTKSIFNFRDMGGYESENGKHVRWGQLYRSSNLVNINQTDIELIQKLHIKWICDLRSSSEVQAQPTPEIAGVLNKHIPIGTAKNEKTEIPEMTDKTIYEPLMGESYRVFVQSIDGFKEIFHEILKDAKAGVPFVFHCTAGKDRTGVLGALLLTLLDVPKKTIFADYAITNRYQDAILQEMGGIVSLFANSTEKIDLETFRPMAEARPAYLEIAFDEMRKQFGSVDNYLAQGIGITAEEKATFQNLLLE; encoded by the coding sequence ATGGAAATTACTCGTTCAAATAAAACCGTCACACTAAAATGGAATCAAGAGGAAGTCAGCAAGGATACGTTGATTTTTGTGAGCAATAGTCCTACCTTAGAAAGTAGTGTAACACCTGTTTTAAAAGTGACAGAAGAAACAAATTACTTTACCTATGAAACAGAAAGTATTCCAATTTACTTCTTTTTACAAAAACCAGATGGTGTAAGAACCGTCATATCAGAACGTGTTTTGCCAACCAAAAGTATATTTAATTTTCGAGATATGGGCGGCTATGAGTCGGAAAATGGAAAACATGTGCGCTGGGGTCAACTATATCGTTCTTCCAATTTAGTGAACATCAATCAAACAGATATCGAATTAATTCAAAAGCTACATATTAAGTGGATTTGTGATTTACGTAGTAGTTCTGAAGTACAAGCACAGCCAACCCCAGAAATTGCCGGAGTACTAAATAAGCATATTCCGATTGGTACAGCTAAAAATGAAAAGACTGAGATACCAGAAATGACCGATAAAACGATTTATGAACCTTTAATGGGAGAAAGCTATCGTGTTTTTGTGCAGTCAATTGATGGTTTTAAAGAGATTTTTCATGAAATTTTAAAAGATGCTAAAGCGGGAGTGCCTTTTGTGTTTCATTGCACAGCAGGAAAGGACCGCACAGGCGTTTTAGGAGCATTATTATTAACTTTGCTAGATGTACCCAAAAAAACGATTTTCGCGGACTACGCCATCACTAATCGCTATCAAGATGCCATTTTGCAAGAAATGGGTGGGATCGTATCCTTGTTTGCTAATTCTACCGAAAAAATCGACTTAGAAACATTTCGTCCGATGGCAGAAGCACGTCCGGCCTATTTGGAAATTGCTTTTGATGAAATGAGAAAGCAATTTGGTTCCGTGGATAACTATTTAGCACAAGGAATCGGAATTACTGCCGAAGAAAAAGCTACCTTTCAAAATTTATTGTTAGAGTGA
- a CDS encoding NAD(P)H-dependent glycerol-3-phosphate dehydrogenase has product MTPKKVAILGAGSWGTGLALVLADNNHKPVIWGNLDKIVNEINESHTNSHYLPDIILPTEVKATLSLAEAIEGAEMVVIAIPTNAMRVVCKQLNEALKEPTILVHVSKGIEPETNLRMSEVIEEEVDVTKRKALVVLSGPSHAEEVALRHPTTLCASCKNLKAAEIVQDRFINNNLRIYTNDDVIGAEIGGALKNIIALGAGISDGLGYGDNAKAALMTRGMAEITRLGVAVGSNPQTFYGLTGIGDLIVTCTSVHSRNWRAGNMLGKGENLDEVLEKMGMVVEGVRTAKAVHGWAKKLEIDMPITESIYAILFENKDAREAVDLLMGRKKKIEKESF; this is encoded by the coding sequence ATGACACCTAAAAAAGTAGCTATTCTTGGCGCTGGAAGTTGGGGAACAGGTCTTGCACTTGTCCTGGCCGATAATAATCATAAACCAGTTATTTGGGGAAACTTAGATAAAATTGTGAATGAAATTAACGAATCGCACACGAATAGTCACTATTTGCCTGATATTATTTTGCCAACTGAGGTAAAAGCGACATTATCACTAGCTGAAGCAATAGAAGGTGCTGAAATGGTCGTTATCGCAATTCCAACAAATGCAATGCGGGTGGTTTGTAAGCAACTGAATGAAGCACTTAAAGAACCAACTATTTTAGTTCATGTAAGTAAAGGTATTGAGCCAGAAACGAACTTGCGGATGTCTGAGGTAATTGAAGAAGAAGTGGATGTGACTAAACGAAAAGCGCTTGTTGTTCTTTCAGGACCAAGCCATGCGGAAGAAGTTGCTCTACGTCATCCAACAACGCTTTGTGCGAGTTGTAAAAATTTAAAAGCAGCAGAAATCGTTCAAGATCGTTTTATCAATAACAATTTGCGTATCTATACAAATGATGACGTGATTGGTGCAGAAATTGGTGGCGCTCTTAAAAATATTATCGCACTAGGCGCTGGAATTTCTGATGGTCTCGGCTACGGCGATAATGCAAAGGCAGCACTAATGACAAGAGGCATGGCAGAAATCACTCGTCTCGGTGTTGCTGTGGGCTCTAATCCACAAACCTTTTACGGCTTAACAGGTATCGGTGATTTAATCGTTACTTGTACGAGTGTGCATTCACGTAACTGGCGTGCTGGCAATATGCTAGGTAAAGGCGAGAATTTAGATGAAGTGTTAGAAAAAATGGGTATGGTCGTTGAAGGTGTTCGAACCGCCAAAGCAGTACATGGTTGGGCTAAGAAGCTAGAGATTGATATGCCGATTACAGAATCCATTTATGCGATTTTATTTGAAAATAAAGATGCTCGTGAAGCAGTAGATTTACTGATGGGGCGCAAAAAGAAAATCGAAAAAGAATCTTTTTAA